The following proteins come from a genomic window of Lolium rigidum isolate FL_2022 chromosome 5, APGP_CSIRO_Lrig_0.1, whole genome shotgun sequence:
- the LOC124655593 gene encoding protein WHAT'S THIS FACTOR 1, chloroplastic-like — translation MGLAMAPSSLSFLSAQPLHPRRLHRQTAAPTPTVRCAAKAAADAPALRPLPPPKLVRCPALDRQAARANRLRFARKLLTLLLSKPRGFLPLRVLRRCRGFLGLPRRRPLVPFVLRYPTLFRLFQAPTSSPLSPSLSTLAVGLTPAAHALAADLAALRRGADLAAKLHRLLLMTPRRSLLVSKLAHIAPDLGLAMDFRATLCPRHPDLFAFHGHALQLADPPPPPPAPLPPPLRPAAQTDRLIDRPRRFPHLPLRRGLNLRRAHRDYLLRFHTLPEVSPFEPLPQDASAEMAERRACAVVREVLAMTVEKRTLVDHLTHFRRDFGLPNRLHALLVRHPELFYVSIKGVRHSVFLVEAFDDEGRLLVEDAMLVGRDRLEELVREGKRIRRADRNGVFAVDGDSDEDDEGDDNVAEGSSELDGDFADLFGDSITGEDWNVVGDGGGIDEDDAESDAMEEFWVKKAVAQGLVDSGTEHDVW, via the coding sequence ATGGGGCTCGCCAtggcgccctcctctctctccttcctctccgcgcaacccctccacccccgccgtctccaccgccaaaccgccgcccccacacctaccgTCCGATGCGCCGCCAAGGCGGCTGCGGATGCGCCGGCCCTGCGGCCCCTGCCGCCACCCAAGCTGGTCCGCTGCCCGGCGCTGGACCGGCAGGCGGCGCGTGCGAACCGGCTTCGCTTCGCCCGCAAGCTCCTCACCCTGCTGCTTTCCAAGCCGCGCGGCTTCCTCCCGCTCCGcgtcctccgccgctgccgcggcTTCCTcggcctcccgcgccgccgcccgctggTCCCCTTCGTGCTCCGCTACCCGACCCTCTTCCGCCTCTTCCAGGCCCCCACCTCCAGCCCCCTCTCGCCCTCCCTCTCCACCCTCGCCGTCGGCCTCACCCCCGCCGCCCACGCGCTCGCCGCCGACCTCGCCGCGCTCCGGCGcggggccgacctcgcggccaagctccaccgcctcctcctcatgACCCCCCGCCGCAGCCTCCTGGTGTCCAAGCTCGCCCACATCGCCCCCGACCTGGGCCTCGCCATGGACTTCCGCGCCACGCTCTGCCCCCGCCACCCGGACCTCTTCGCCTTCCACGGCCACGCGCTCCAGCTGGCcgaccccccgccgccgccccccgcgCCGCTCCCACCGCCGCTCCGCCCCGCCGCCCAGACCGACCGCCTCATCGACCGGCCGCGGAGGTTCCCGCACCTCCCGCTCCGGCGCGGGCTCAACCTCCGCCGCGCGCACCGGGACTACCTCCTGCGGTTCCACACCCTGCCCGAGGTCTCCCCGTTCGAGCCGTTGCCTCAAGACGCGAGCGCGGAGATGGCGGAGCGGCGTGCCTGCGCGGTGGTGCGGGAGGTGCTGGCGATGACGGTGGAGAAGCGCACGCTGGTGGACCACCTCACGCACTTCCGCAGGGACTTCGGGCTGCCCAACCGGCTGCACGCGCTGCTGGTGCGCCACCCTGAGCTCTTCTACGTGAGCATCAAGGGCGTGCGGCATTCGGTGTTCCTGGTGGAGGCCTTCGACGACGAGGGGAGGCTTCTGGTGGAGGATGCCATGCTCGTTGGCAGGGATCGGCTGGAGGAGCTTGTCCGGGAGGGCAAGCGGATCAGGCGGGCTGACAGGAATGGTGTGTTTGCGGTTGATGGCGACAGTGATGAGGATGATGAGGGAGATGACAATGTAGCAGAGGGTTCGTCTGAGTTGGATGGTGATTTTGCAGACTTGTTTGGAGATAGTATCACTGGGGAGGACTGGAATGTGGTGGGTGATGGAGGTGGGATCGACGAAGATGATGCCGAATCGGATGCTATGGAGGAGTTTTGGGTGAAGAAGGCTGTGGCACAAGGGCTGGTTGACAGTGGCACTGAGCATGATGTTTGGTGA